In Bacteroides cellulosilyticus, the genomic stretch ACTGTCAGAGAAAAGAGCAGGGCACATACGCACAAAAGGGTTCTTACTTTCATTCTTTATAAAATCTGATTAGGGTTTATTCAATTCATTGGCCATTCAACAACTACACGGACGCCACCGTTGTACGAAGTATCCAGGTAAATCTTGCCATCTACAATATCCATCACCTGACGGGCAATGGAAAGTCCCAGACCTGTGCCGGGAGTAAAGCTATCTACTTTAAAGAAACGCTCGAAAACAGTTTCCTGATATTGCGGCTCAATGCCGATACCAGTATCTTCTATTATGAAACGTATGATATTATTCTCCTTATCTTCCTCACATTGCAGACGGATCACACCCTTTTCGGTAAATTTCCCGGCATTATCCAGCAAAAGGGTAAGCACACGCTTCATCCAGGCCCGTACAGTCTGTATCACCGGGGCATCCGGAGAGGGAACCCATTGCAGTTCCACACCTTCTTTCTGCTTCCCACCCAACTCATCTATACATTCAAGACAGCAGGCATTCACATCCACCGCTTCTTTGGGCATATCCGCAGTCTGTGAGTCCATATCGGCAATATCTATTATATTATCAATCAGTTCTAACAAATAAGCACTGTTCTTCTCGACCTGACCGGAATACTCACGGGCATCTTCCACATCCAAGCCTTCTTCGGCAAGCAATGCAGAAAAACCTACTACAGAATTAAGCGGTGTACGCAACTCATGCGTGACGTGCTGGATGAACGAACTCTTAATGCGCCCCATTTTTTGCAATTCCTTACGGGCAACATCCAGTTTCCGGTTCATAGAAAGAGTACGAATATAAAGGTAAGTAACCAATATCAATAGCAGTAATATCACACAACCCGCCCCAAACACAAAAGCCAGACGCTCACGGCTCATTTTCTCACTCAGTTCCAGCTTCTCCATCTTCAGACGGTCAACCTCAAACTGAGCGGTATATTTGTTCAGCTGTTCATCCATCTCTGCCGTACGCACAGAATCATTCAACTGAGAATACTCTGCAAAAGCACGACATGCCTCCCTGTAATGTCCGATCTGTTCCAGCATAATGGCTTTTTGCCGGTAGTTTCCCGGATAATAATTGCCTATCGAACGCTGGTAATTAATCAGAGAATCCATATAAGCCACGGCATTGCCTATGTTACCCAAGATCTGACTGCACATAATTTTATAGCCGAACCAGCCCTCCTGTGAAATAGACTCTTTATTTTTAAGATAATAAGCATTTGCTTCACGAATATAAGGTTCTGCCGCTTTCTCTCCTTTTATCCCCAAAACCGCAATAACCCGAAACTGATAATAGCGCATATACAGGGCTTCTCCTATTACAACATCCTTCCCCTCTACTGTCTTCCCCAACTGTCCCAACCGATCCAGATAAGGCACGGCGTCACTATATGACTGACGTGCCAGATAAGTTTGAATGATATTGAGGGAAACAACATAAGCATCACGGTAATATTTGCCTTCTTCAAAGTGCTTCAATGCACTGTCATAATATTCAAGGCATAGCTTTATATTCTGACCGAACACACGGTGATTATAACCTATACACATTTCACCGGATGCCATGCCGTATTTATCTTTCCGTTTCTCGGCGTCTTTGCAGAGTAAATCCGTCTCCTTCATCACCTCTTCCTGCAACCCCTTTTCGGTCATTCGCTGGATGTACTGCCTCCATGCCTGATAGCGATCGGTATTACGGTGGCAACGATCTGCCCAGTCCATATATTCATAAGTCACCAGGCGCAAACTGTCCGTATCTCCTAATTCATAATAATGATTGGCAAGAATAGCATAAGCGTCACTGATATTAGCCGTATCCTTCCGCTCTTTTGCCAATTCAAGGAAGTGCATACCCAAGGGTAGAAAATTCGGTTTACCATTCGCTTTCCGTACACTGTCGGCAAGCGATTTCAGATCAATTGTCTCTTGTCCCATAACTGTCCCGAAACAAGAAAACAAGCATGCCAACATGGCACACAAGCATATCCGAGGGTATTGCATAAGGATGATTGGTTTTTAAAGTGCGCATAAAAATAATGCTTTTCCCGCTTGTATGTCAGCAACTATTTAAAAGTATAACAAATCTTAACCTGCCAATCATTATACATATTTGAATTGCAGTGATTATCTTTGCAACTTAAATTCACTTTAGTGACTCAGATTATGACCAAAAACAACTCCATACTCATCAAAGGCGCACGCGTCAACAACCTGAAAAATATAGACGTAGAAATACCCCGAAACAAACTTGTTGTCATCACCGGGTTGTCCGGTTCGGGTAAATCCTCCCTGGCATTCGACACACTTTATGCTGAGGGACAACGTCGTTATGTAGAAAGCCTGAGCAGTTATGCCCGCCAGTTCCTGGGACGTATGAGCAAGCCTGAATGTGACTTTATCAAAGGGATTCCACCTGCCATCGCCATAGAACAGAAGGTGAGCAGCCGCAATCCACGCTCCACTGTCGGCACCTCTACCGAAATATACGAATACCTGCGATTATTGTATGCCCGCATCGGACGGACATTCAGTCCCATTAGCGGAGAGGAAGTAAAAAAACATTCCACTGAAGATATCGTAAACTGTATGTTAGGCTATCCGGAAGGGACAAGATACACAGTGCTCGCTCCGATATTGCTACGTGAAGACCGTACCATGAAACAGCAACTGGACATTGATATGAAGCAAGGTTTCAATCGTCTGGAAGTAAACGGAGAGATGATACGCATTGATGAATACGAACCCAAGAAAGGAGATACCGTTTTCTTATTGATAGACCGTATGGTAGCATCCAAAGAAAAAGATGCGGTCAGCCGACTGACGGACTCTGCCGAAACGGCGATGTACGAAGGCGACGGTGCCTGTCTGCTCCGGTTCTATCAGCCTGACGGAACAACCAGCCTGTATCGCTTCAGCACTAAATTCGAAGCAGACGGTATTGCTTTTGAAGAGCCGAGCGACCAGATGTTTTCCTTCAACTCCCCCATCGGTGCCTGCCCTGAGTGCGAAGGTTTCGGTAAAGTAATCGGTATTGATGAACATCTGGTGGTTCCCAACCGTTCGCTTTCCGTTTACGACGGCGCTGTTGTGTGTTGGCGTGGCGAAGTGATGGGTGAATGGAAAGATATGGTGATACGAGGTGCCGAAAGAGCCGGATTCCCCATCTTTACACCTTACTATGAGTTGACGGACGCACAACGCCGGATGCTATGGGAAGGCACTCCTTACTTCCAGGGTATCAACGCCTTCTTTAAGATGGTGCAGGAAAATCAGTACAAAATACAATATCGTGTGATGTTGGCACGCTATCGTGGCAAAACACTTTGCCCGAAGTGCCATGGCACCCGCTTAAAACCCGAAGCCGGCTATGTACGAGTAGGAGGACGAAATATTTCCCAACTCGTAGATCTGCCGATTACGGAGCTGAAAAACTTCTTCGATAACCTGCAACTGGATAAGCACGACAAAGATGTTGCTACCCGTATTCTCATGGAAATCAACAGTCGTATCCGCTTCCTTCTCGATGTTGGATTGGGATATCTGACACTGAATCGTCTCAGCAACTCGCTTTCGGGTGGTGAGAGCCAACGTATTAATCTAGCCACTTCACTGGGCAGCAGCCTGGTAGGTTCACTCTACATCCTTGACGAACCCAGTATCGGACTACACAGTCGCGATACCGACAAGTTGATACACGTATTGCGTCAATTGCAACAACTGGGTAACACGGTTGTCATCGTGGAACATGACGAAGAAATCATCCGTGCAGCGGATTATATCATAGATATCGGTCCCAAAGCCGGTCGCTTGGGCGGACAGGTGGTCTATCAGGGAGATATGAAAGATTTGCAACCGAACAGCGATAGCTACACCGTTCGTTATCTGTTGGGAGAAGAAGAAATTCCTGTCCCGGAACATCGCCGCC encodes the following:
- the uvrA gene encoding excinuclease ABC subunit UvrA, with product MTKNNSILIKGARVNNLKNIDVEIPRNKLVVITGLSGSGKSSLAFDTLYAEGQRRYVESLSSYARQFLGRMSKPECDFIKGIPPAIAIEQKVSSRNPRSTVGTSTEIYEYLRLLYARIGRTFSPISGEEVKKHSTEDIVNCMLGYPEGTRYTVLAPILLREDRTMKQQLDIDMKQGFNRLEVNGEMIRIDEYEPKKGDTVFLLIDRMVASKEKDAVSRLTDSAETAMYEGDGACLLRFYQPDGTTSLYRFSTKFEADGIAFEEPSDQMFSFNSPIGACPECEGFGKVIGIDEHLVVPNRSLSVYDGAVVCWRGEVMGEWKDMVIRGAERAGFPIFTPYYELTDAQRRMLWEGTPYFQGINAFFKMVQENQYKIQYRVMLARYRGKTLCPKCHGTRLKPEAGYVRVGGRNISQLVDLPITELKNFFDNLQLDKHDKDVATRILMEINSRIRFLLDVGLGYLTLNRLSNSLSGGESQRINLATSLGSSLVGSLYILDEPSIGLHSRDTDKLIHVLRQLQQLGNTVVIVEHDEEIIRAADYIIDIGPKAGRLGGQVVYQGDMKDLQPNSDSYTVRYLLGEEEIPVPEHRRPWNNYIELTGARENNLKGVNVRFPLNVMTVVTGVSGSGKSTLVRDIFFRALKRELDECSERPGEFASIGGDLQNLRNVEFVDQNPIGKSSRSNPVTYIKAYDEIRKLWADQPLAKQMGYTAGYFSFNSEGGRCEECKGDGTITVEMQFMADLVLECETCHGKRFKADTLEVKFHDANIYDVLEMTVNQAIEFFTKHGQKKIVKKLAPLQDVGLGYIKLGQSSSTLSGGENQRVKLAYYLSQEKADPTLFIFDEPTTGLHFHDIRKLLEAFDALILRGHSIVIIEHNMDVIKCADYVIDLGPEGGDKGGNLVAAGTPEEVAKCAASYTGQFLQEKLHMK
- a CDS encoding sensor histidine kinase; this encodes MQYPRICLCAMLACLFSCFGTVMGQETIDLKSLADSVRKANGKPNFLPLGMHFLELAKERKDTANISDAYAILANHYYELGDTDSLRLVTYEYMDWADRCHRNTDRYQAWRQYIQRMTEKGLQEEVMKETDLLCKDAEKRKDKYGMASGEMCIGYNHRVFGQNIKLCLEYYDSALKHFEEGKYYRDAYVVSLNIIQTYLARQSYSDAVPYLDRLGQLGKTVEGKDVVIGEALYMRYYQFRVIAVLGIKGEKAAEPYIREANAYYLKNKESISQEGWFGYKIMCSQILGNIGNAVAYMDSLINYQRSIGNYYPGNYRQKAIMLEQIGHYREACRAFAEYSQLNDSVRTAEMDEQLNKYTAQFEVDRLKMEKLELSEKMSRERLAFVFGAGCVILLLLILVTYLYIRTLSMNRKLDVARKELQKMGRIKSSFIQHVTHELRTPLNSVVGFSALLAEEGLDVEDAREYSGQVEKNSAYLLELIDNIIDIADMDSQTADMPKEAVDVNACCLECIDELGGKQKEGVELQWVPSPDAPVIQTVRAWMKRVLTLLLDNAGKFTEKGVIRLQCEEDKENNIIRFIIEDTGIGIEPQYQETVFERFFKVDSFTPGTGLGLSIARQVMDIVDGKIYLDTSYNGGVRVVVEWPMN